The sequence below is a genomic window from Clostridia bacterium.
CCGCCGCTTCCTCGGCGTCGACGGTAACGTCGTCATCGCCAACCCGAACGCGCCGACGGGGATCGCGCTGCCCGTTTCGCAGCTGCGCGAGATCGCGGAAAGCATTCCCGACCGCGTGCTCTGCGTCGACGAGGCCTACGTCGACTTCGGCGCGGAAAGCGCCCTGCCGCTGATAAAGGAGCTGCCGAACGTGCTCGTCGTGCGCACCTACTCCAAGTCGCGCTCGATGGCGGGCGCGCGGCTCGGCTTCGCCTTCGGCCCGCCGGAGATCGTAGCCGACCTGGAGAAGCTGAAGTACTCCTTCAACCCCTACAACGTCAACCGCCTGACGCAGCTCTGCGGCGCGGCCGCGCTCAAGGACGGCGGCTACTACCGCGACTGCTGCGCTAAGATAATCCGCGAACGCGAATATCTTTCCGGCGAGCTGAAGGCGCTCGGCGGCGAAACGACTCCGTCGGAGGCGAACTTCGTCTTCGTGCGTTTCCCCGGCTGCGACGGCGCGGAGCTCTGCGCGGAGCTGAAGGCGCGCGGCGTGCTCGTCAGGCATTTCAATATACCCGCGATAAAAGACT
It includes:
- a CDS encoding histidinol-phosphate transaminase; protein product: MSRFMLPRLEALEAYVPGEQPRDRKYVKLNTNESPYPPSPSVLEAVSRGELEDLRLYSDPTCAALKAALADEYGVKPENVFVSNGSDETLSFFFAAYCGEEAAAYCPEISYGFYPVFAQFYGAPYKAVPMEDDLSIDYRRFLGVDGNVVIANPNAPTGIALPVSQLREIAESIPDRVLCVDEAYVDFGAESALPLIKELPNVLVVRTYSKSRSMAGARLGFAFGPPEIVADLEKLKYSFNPYNVNRLTQLCGAAALKDGGYYRDCCAKIIREREYLSGELKALGGETTPSEANFVFVRFPGCDGAELCAELKARGVLVRHFNIPAIKDYLRITVGSRDECETLVARLTEIIGGAK